A section of the Parasteatoda tepidariorum isolate YZ-2023 chromosome 6, CAS_Ptep_4.0, whole genome shotgun sequence genome encodes:
- the LOC107449185 gene encoding dynein regulatory complex subunit 4-like produces MPPKKKDKKKKKEEDEEVGYDVNTMTTDELKKYARMLEKGIEEMRKHCSFYRSSGDKLAQFYQLRQQDLLEMENELLCKDIEMEDLQLKVQQEINDKEQGLNYREFSSIQHEKMVNSDTETKIAHLAQRHQKELNRLKEEFIESEKVLEVNSRRVHLAKRAAMYSAAEKIQDLEEHQEKLIEKNTEAFTKMLEDTTFDLKFNIELIETEALETKRIAEHKFRNSCLSYKEQLHEYYKNITKEDLAVIKELKQKIHELEESIKKSKSKLKYIISENRDLETNSERKSGRGTKKLDSAKVIGNDIVISKDFYRQRKIEKLRKENEVLEKEIDRVEKETDNLRCQFTDSLRKIRDSAERKAKLLENKIDVLFDYTN; encoded by the coding sequence atgcctccgaaaaagaaagataaaaaaaagaaaaaagaagaggaCGAAGAAGTCGGCTACGATGTTAACACAATGACGACCgacgaattgaaaaaatacgcCCGTATGTTAGAAAAAGGCATTGAAGAAATGAGAAAACATTGTAGTTTCTACCGAAGTTCTGGCGATAAGTTGGCACAATTCTACCAACTACGGCAGCAAGATCTTTTGGAAATGGAAAATGAACTTTTGTGTAAGGACATAGAAATGGAAGATTTACAGCTAAAAGTGCAGCAAGAAATCAATGACAAAGAACAAGGCTTAAACTATAGAGAATTTTCTAGTATACAGCATGAAAAAATGGTCAATTCTGACACAGAAACGAAAATAGCACATCTTGCTCAACGCCACCAAAAAGAGCTAAATCGTTTGAAAGAGGAGTTTATTGAGAGTGAAAAAGTTCTGGAAGTCAACAGCCGTAGGGTCCATCTTGCAAAAAGAGCAGCTATGTATAGCGCAGCtgaaaaaatacaagatttaGAAGAGCATCAGGAAAAGTTAATAGAGAAAAATACTGAGGCCTTTACAAAAATGCTTGAGGATACCACATTCGACTTGAAAttcaatattgaattaattgaaaCGGAAGCATTAGAAACTAAGAGAATCGCAGAACACAAGTTTCGTAATTCTTGTTTATCGTACAAAGAACAATTACACGAGTATTACAAAAACATAACTAAGGAGGATTTGGCTGTTATAAAAGAACTGAAACAGAAAATACACGAACTTGaagaaagcattaaaaagtCTAAATCaaagctaaaatatattatcagtGAAAACCGAGACTTAGAAACTAATTCTGAACGAAAATCTGGACGaggtacaaaaaaattggatagtGCAAAAGTCATCGGTAATGACATAGTTATATCGAAAGATTTCTATAGGCAAAGAAAAATcgaaaagttaagaaaagagAACGAAGTTCTCGAAAAAGAAATCGATAGAGTTGAAAAGGAAACTGACAATCTTAGATGCCAATTTACAGACAGTTTGCGTAAAATTCGTGATAGTGCTGAACGAAAAGCAAAACTTCTGGAAAACAAAATTGACGTGTTGTTTGATTATACAAATTga